From the Coffea eugenioides isolate CCC68of chromosome 1, Ceug_1.0, whole genome shotgun sequence genome, the window CTCGGGTTGTGCAAAATGAGCATTGTTCCTTCTTTGGGAATGTGTCCCTTGGATCTTCCATATCTTTGTCAGAGCTGCGAGATATTTATGATGTGGTAAGCTTGCGGCTGTAAATGTATACCTTTCATCTGTATTTCTGGGTTGTTGGCTTGTTAATTTAGTTCAATTTGTTTACAAGAAATGCAACTGCTGTGTAGGTTGTACTTGCCTACGGTGCTGAGAGTGATAGAGTTCTTGGTATACCCGGAGAGGTATGTGTCACAAACTTGGATTGTCCTACTATTTTATATTTGAGAATTTGTTGTCTACATGTTGTCCCATTGCATCTCCTAAACTTGTAAATTAATGCTTTTACTCCTTTCTTTTAAGGGTTTCTTGTTAATTTCCATTTGTCCTTCTGTATGCTCTAAAGGAATTAAAAGGCATTTATTCTGCCCGAGAATTTGTATGGTGGTATAATGGCCACCCGGACTGTAGCAAGCTGGATCCGGACTTGAAAAGCACTGATACAGCTGTTGTACTTGGTCTGGTATGCTTGTACATGTTCATTCCAATATGTGCTCTACATGCCAATTTGAAGATTGCTTATGTACTGCTTTAATTATAAAATGCCTTATTCCATAAATTTTGCTTGGCTTCATTTGGGAATTGGAATTTTCCAtgacccccccccccccccccgtcCTTTTCTTCTCTCAGACTAATTCAGGAACTGGAGTTCTGCAGAAGTTGTCAATATTGCATGAGATGCTTCATGAAACTGGCAGGAAGAGCGATTGACCTAATAATAATTATAGGTTTAGAACCTGcttttgttaaatgtgaaacaCTGCAGCTGCATCCTAGCGAGCTCCAATTGTTTGCATTCGAGGGAATATCGATTTTGCATATTTCTATACATCTATTTCTGCATTTGATTCAGGACCTTGAATGATGAAATTAGCAAATTTCAAACATGTATATCATGAGCTCTTTAATTGTTGACTTTGTACTCGACCAATAAAAATACATACAATGTGATTTGGATTTTCTCATGTAAGTGTAGTTACAGGCAGAAGAATTGACCTATACAAGTCGGCTTTTTGACAAATTCAGTTGTTTATTAATGATGGATATTCATTCTCATCCAATAAGAATATGTTTCATGAACATTACTTGATATCAGCACCTAAACCATCCAGGGTAATGTAGCTCTTGATGTTGCACGAGTTCTTCTACGGCCTACAATGGAATTGACATCGACTGATATTGCTAGCCATGCTGTGGCTGCTTTGGAAGAGAGTTGTATAAGGTTTGTATTCTACTATGTCTTAGCGATTTGATGAATTTGTGTAAATATATGTTCTTGAATCTACAAGTACAATTGCAGAAAAGTATATCTGGTTGGAAGACGTGGTCCAGTACAAGCAGCCTGCACAGCAAAAGAACTGCGTGAAGTTCTTGGTAAATGCTGTAGTGACACATCCATTTTGTTATCTTACTTTGAGTATTACTAAGTGTCTTTCAAGTTGAACTGGATATCTTAAGATTCGTTGAGCAATGATGCTATAATCTTTTATAGTGTTGAATTCATTTTGCTTCAGTCTGATTCCAGATTGTTTGGGTACATCAGAAAGGATTTGTTTGAATTGACTGCCAGCATAATGTTTCTTTTGCACTAAAGATCTAGATTTATGACACGTTCAAGATCTCATAAAATCTAGTGGTTATGTTCTGAAGGTCTATCATATGAGAATATCTTGCCCTTGCTGTGTATGTAGGATCAACTCTATCTGAATTAACTTAGTCAACTAGCTTTTGTATACCATGGATTTGGTTGCAGGCATCCAAGATTTGTATGTGCACATAGATGAAGCTGATCTTGTGAAAACTCCAGCAGATGAGGTATATCTCTTCCATTTTATTTTCCTGGCTTAATGATCGGTGCAGGTTTATCGCTTTTACTCATTTCCTGCAACTAATTTTTTTGTGTATTGGCAAAGGAAGAACTAAAGAACAACCGGATTCATAGGAGGGTTTATGAGTTGCTTTCTAGAGCAGCCTCGTCAGGAGTTGCCTCTGGTTCAGGTCGACGTGAACTCCACTTCGTTTTCTTCCGGAAACCAGAAAGGTTTCTAGAATCAGAGGACCAGGGTGGCCATGTTGCTGGGGTGAGGTTTGAGAAGACAATTGTTAGAGGTAATGCTTGCTTAAGAGTTTTTGCTGTAGGGGTATTTGCAGCCACATCTATCTGGCATTATTTTTTCATATGAGATTTTACATCTCTTATGATTATACATTAGTATGCCAATTTTTTTGTCTCAGAGAGAGTTGACAACAGATTTTCCATCTGAAACTATCAAAAATAGGATTTCACTAATGAATGATCTTATGCTTCCTGTTGCAGTGCACGTGATAATTGGTGAATAAGCGGAATATCTTAATTGAGTTGTCTATATTTTAACATTGTTTCTGATTTTCCAGAAGAATTGGAATCTGGTAAGCAAATTGCAGTTGGTACTGGACAATTTGAGGACATTGAATGCGGGTAAACATTCTAACCACATGCAATGAAACTTGAgtccttttttttaaactgtGGTTAGTTTCCAGATTGTCATCGACCGGTTTGTTCTGTGTAATATATGTCTCATCATTTTTTGCAGCATTATTTTCAGTTGTAACTTGAATGAAACTTGTcatctttttttatttccttaatttAGACTATAGTTATCTTGCTCTTTTCATTATTGGGAAGATGATTTTCTGGCTGTTTAATGTGTTTTGACATTGTTGGACATGTATTTTACTGAGCATAGTAGGTAAAGTTTTCATTTGTTTTGCTTATGGAGTATATACACAATTTGTTCCTCTTTGTTCTGTTGGCTAGAGTGCCTAAAATTGTCTCGACTGATTGTGTCCATTCTCTTTCCCCCTCTAATAAATTAACGAGGACTTAATTTCTGCCAAGCAATTTTTCTTTGTTCTACATTACAGTGTTATTGGTGAAAATCATGAAGTGAATAAAAGATCTCTAGCACTTGCTGTAGTTTTTGATGAAGTACTTGTTAGGTTATGTGAAAATAGATTCTTTGTTAGCTAAATCAAGATCAAAGAAGAAAGCAAGAATAAATGGAAGAGAGATGATTAGGGTATAAGCCAAGCTTACTTGGAGTGTGATGGTTTATTTAGCTTGTCGAAAGTCTTTGTGCTTCACAGATATCTGGTACTTTTATCATGCTGCTAATAGTATAGCAACCTTTCTGTTTTGCAGATTAGTGCTGAAGAGCATTGGGTACAAATCAGTTCCTGTTGATGGTTTACCCTTTGATCATCAGAAAGGTATATCCAATGGTGAAATATTTGCAAAATTATTGTTGGACTTCACGCTGTTTTACGCTTGTTTGAACTTGTTCCTGTGCTGTTTGTATTCTATTCAAGCATATTTACTATTGCACAATTCTATAGCGACCTGAGGAATCCTGGAGTAATTTTCCTTGATGACTGTCCAGTTTGGATAGTTGTTCTTGTTGTACCTTGTCCTTTTAGGTGCATTGGGAGCATAGGACAGGAAAATTTGTCCCTTTTTTTGGGGTGGCAGGTTGAGGGAATTGGGAAGAGGGTGCTGAAGGGATGCAGCTTCTGCTCTAACCCTTTCAGCTTTATATTCCATTTCTTTTACATATACAAGATTATGGTAGAAACACAGGCTACCGGGATTCTagaaatttttttactttttcatttttctctgaCTGCTTTACCAGGCATGGTTCGAAATGTTGGAGGTCGTGTCCTCAGTGATGCTTCTGGAGATGAAATGCAGTTTGAGAAGGGCTTGTATGTCTGTGGGTGGTTGAAGAGAGGTCCTACTGGGATCATTGCTACCAACCTCTACTGTGCTGAAGAAACGGTATTCGAATGCTTCATTCCATCATCAGAACGGTGTTTTAGAAGCCTTGTTTTATGCAAATCTGCTTTTCAGTATGTCTACACTCTTGATCATTTAACTTCAGATATTACCTGAAAACCTGGCAGGTGGCTAGTATAACTGAAGATGTTGAGAAAGGACTATTCACACGTACGTCCAGCTCACAGCAAAAGCCTGGGAGAGAGGGACTGCTCCAGTTACTTGACAGTAGGGATGTaagattttttccttttggagCCTGGGAAAAGATTGATCAGGAAGAAACAAGACGAGGATTGTTGAAAAGCAAGTCCAGGGAGAAGCTAACAGAATGGCTGGAGCTATTAAACATTGCCTCAGCGTGAAACGATTTACCTTTTCCTCTCAACACTGACTCTTTGGGTTCATCTTATCAGCAGGAATATGATTCTTATCATCTTGTCCACCCTTGCATAATGTTTACCCTTTGTTAGAGTAACACATAGTTGCCTCTTCAAAGGGTTGAAAGCAGACGAAATTTTGGAACTTCTACTCATGTATTTGACTGCTCAGGTCATTGTAATGTAGCAAAATTTGGGATCTAATGAATGTTGTAGGAACAGCTGAATATTTTCGTGAACAACTTGAGAATTCTAAGTGATGTAGGCGTTATTAGTTTAACCGTCGATTGTAATATATATTCCCTCGAAAGTGACTGCATGACATACCTTTGACCTTGCCTTCAATCTGTGCCTTATTTGAGCTACGCTGCTCATCTTCTAATGAAACGATGAAGGAAAAATGTGGTGACAATGATAAGGATAAAGCAAAACCGGAGAGTGGAGCTAAATAGGAAAGTGCGATGTGTTACTGAGTCAAATCTGTCTTCTCTGATTCTTAGTCCTattcaaatttgatttgtctTCTGGGATTTGTAGTCCTGTTCAAGTTCTAATGAAAGACGACCAACCATTAAAACAAAAATGTGTCACCAAGTGTGAAAGTTGGAACGACAAagtgcattttcatttcttaGTTTATGTATTTATCTCTTCTTTTTAGTTAGTCAATTGttcaattttcttaattttcttgaCCTTTAAAATGGTAATCATTTTGGACACACAGAACTCAAAATAGATCTaacaacatatagaagaaagCCAAGCATGtgcaagaaagaaaacaaaggtaCGTTAAAAGTTCATTTGTACTTTTATTAAGTTACTGAGATAAAGTTACTAGGATGTGGCTAAATCCTCAAAGAATTTGTCAATTGCTAAAAAAATCAACCAGATGGCGCGACGGGctccagatttttttttaaaaaagctTAAGCGTGATGGCTTCACAAAATTTGTTTAAAGAACCTGTCAAGCCATGGTGGCAACACGGCTGAcaagattttccttttttttttcttaataaaaatTGTGTataaaaatttgtgaaataagAATTAGGGTCGGTAAAACCATTTTAGCAAGCTAAGGGCAAAATTATTGTTATCCTCCCCACAACCCTTTGTGAACAGGTTAAGGGCAAAGATAAAGGCAAGAAACACGCGAGGCGTTGATATTGTTCTTCTTTTAACAATGTTTTAAACATCATCCATCTtgacatttatttattttgatttttgtgtttaatCCAGTTGCTTTATGTTTGAACAACgttcaatattttcaaaattgagAAGTACACGGTATTTTATGAAACTTTACAATACTAGAAAAGGGTACATTAATTTAATAGATAAAAAGGCATAAGTAACTCTatgatcaatttaatttttttaatcgTTAAATATGAGTATCATATATCAAATAATGACCTATAAGAGCACTTTACTCTCTGTGCGTTTTATACAAACATTCTTTATTTCTACGAAGATACTATTAGTTTTTTAACACAATtgtattttatataaatttctaaatataaaaaattgcaaTTCACGTAGTAAGTTTTTCTACTTCTATACAATTACAGTTGattttgtaaaccctaaaccctattTTGTAAATTGTAAACCCAAAACcataaaccctaatttgataCAACTAAGTGATAGAAGACTATATGAACAAAGTTAATATTAACAAACCGTCACTTTACTAATTTGTAAATCATACAAATTATTTataatgtgtaaaccctaaacACTTCTACACTTGGTAAAATGGTTTTACCGACCCTAATTCTTATTTTACAAATTTCTATAcacaatttttttaaagaaaaacaaaaatgatgTGTACGATGGGACAGACAACCACAGAAAATCCTGTCAGCCGTCGCACCATGACAggttcttaaaaaaaaatttgtgggCCG encodes:
- the LOC113769982 gene encoding NADPH:adrenodoxin oxidoreductase, mitochondrial yields the protein MAISIPLRRLSRSFSAIASNPLRVCVVGSGPAGFYTAEKVLKKHERAEVDIIDRLPTPFGLVRSGVAPDHPETKIVTNQFSRVVQNEHCSFFGNVSLGSSISLSELRDIYDVVVLAYGAESDRVLGIPGEELKGIYSAREFVWWYNGHPDCSKLDPDLKSTDTAVVLGLGNVALDVARVLLRPTMELTSTDIASHAVAALEESCIRKVYLVGRRGPVQAACTAKELREVLGIQDLYVHIDEADLVKTPADEEELKNNRIHRRVYELLSRAASSGVASGSGRRELHFVFFRKPERFLESEDQGGHVAGVRFEKTIVREELESGKQIAVGTGQFEDIECGLVLKSIGYKSVPVDGLPFDHQKGMVRNVGGRVLSDASGDEMQFEKGLYVCGWLKRGPTGIIATNLYCAEETVASITEDVEKGLFTRTSSSQQKPGREGLLQLLDSRDVRFFPFGAWEKIDQEETRRGLLKSKSREKLTEWLELLNIASA